Proteins from one Penicillium digitatum chromosome 2, complete sequence genomic window:
- a CDS encoding Triglyceride lipase-cholesterol esterase, putative: MGRVPFIGRLFWFEYLALFGSLILVLLETIIHLITWCLPSPIIKFCYGQSKALFNLLIPDESRTKRTKEEIFASSVADASDFTEICALFGYQAEEHIVQTNDGYLLGLHRLAYRKGEENMRVNHGPSGLRKKVVYLHHGLLMSSEVWVALTDEQRCLPFQLVEKGYDVWLGNNRGNKYSKKSIRFSPGSNEFWDFSIDQFAFSDIPNSIEYILEVTDQPSLSYIGFSQGTAQAFATLAIHPLLNQKIDVFVALAPAMAPSGLRNRIVDSLVKASPNFLFLLFGRCSILSSTTMWQTILYPPIFVRIIDTALRTLFNWNCRNISQTQKLAAYLHLYSFTSTKSVVHWFQIIRNKNFQFYDDEVYAPFSIAASERFYKPVKYPTRNIKTPIVLLYGDRDSLVDIGVILKGLPHGTVAQMIPTYEHLDFLWASDVDRQVFGYVFNALETYSRGGPLAASSARSKKHRLSTDGRGSSKSVSRKTRAFPNDVAYGATP; encoded by the exons ATGGGGAGAGTTCCATTTATCGGGCGATTGTTCTG GTTTGAGTACCTAGCTCTCTTTGGGTCTTTGATTCTTGTTCTGCTTGAGACAATCATTCACTTGATTACTTGGTGCCTTC CAAGCCCTATCATCAAATTTTGTTATGGCCAATCCAAGGCACTTTTCAACCTTTTAATCCCTGATGAATCCCGCACCAAGCGCACCAAAGAGGAAATCTTTGCCAGCTCTGTTGCAGATGCATCTGATTTCACTGAAATATGTGCTCTCTTCGGGTATCAAGCCGAGGAGCATATTGTACAAACGAACGATGGTTACCTTCTTGGACTTCATCGACTGGCATATcgaaaaggagaagaaaacATGCGCGTGAATCATGGTCCCAGTGGGCTTCGGAAAAAAGTAGTCTACCTCCATCACGGTCTGCTCATGTCAAGTGAGGTGTGGGTAGCCTTGACAGATGAGCAGCGATGCCTGCCCTTCCAGTTGGTGGAGAAGGGATACGATGTATGGCTGGGAAACAACCGTGGAAATAAATACTCCAAGAAGTCGATTCGATTCTCGCCTGGTTCCAATGAATTTTGGGATTTCTCCATCGATCAGTTCGCCTTCTCTGATATCCCCAACAGCATCGAGTACATCCTCGAGGTAACAGATCAGCCATCACTGTCTTACATTGGATTCTCCCAGGGGACAGCGCAGGCATTCGCTACCCTCGCTATTCATCCATTGCTCAACCAGAAAATCGATGTGTTTGTGGCTCTTGCACCAGCCATGGCTCCTTCGGGTCTCCGCAACCGCATCGTTGATTCGCTGGTGAAAGCCTCTCCGAACTTTTTGTTTCTGTTGTTTGGTCGATGCAGCATCCTGTCTTCGACAACCATGTGGCAAACGATACTCTACCCGCCGATCTTTGTGCGCATTATCGACACAGCCCTCAGAACGCTCTTCAACTGGAACTGCCGCAACATCAGTCAAACACAAAAGCTTGCTGCCTATCTGCATCTCTATTCCTTCACCAGTACTAAGTCTGTTGTGCATTGGTTCCAAATCATTCGGAACAAGAACTTCCAGTTCTACGATGACGAAGTCTATGCCCCCTTCAGCATAGCCGCCAGCGAGCGCTTTTACAAACCAGTCAAATACCCTACTCGCAACATCAAGACTCCTATAGTCCTCCTATATGGCGACAGGGACAGTCTCGTCGATATCGGGGTAATACTAAAGGGGTTACCACATGGCACTGTCGCCCAGATGATTCCCACCTACGAACATCTCGACTTTTTGTGGGCCTCCGACGTTGATCGCCAAGTATTCGGTTATGTGTTTAATGCACTTGAGACCTATAGCCGGGGTGGCCCGTTGGCTGCCAGCAGTGCAAGGTCCAAGAAACACAGACTTTCAACCGACGGCCGTGGTTCCAGCAAATCGGTGTCCCGAAAAACGCGCGCCTTCCCCAATGATGTAGCCTACGGGGCCACTCCCTGA
- a CDS encoding antigenic thaumatin domain protein, putative produces the protein MRFNVIGFSALLAITASALPVAIPDVDYVEQTVWETVYETVYQTALPTSTPIGAPISAPISVPTNLAEAVAPSTTVDSSTWTPASSSSNSFSVPTVMPTAASAPSGTSTGPTAAGSGISIVNNLSQTVYLWVVTETAGEMQIVPAGQTFASSTWLTNTNGGGVSIKMSTTEVCDDILQFEYTQSGDILFWDMSSINLSKTSEFVNAGFAVSISDKSCPTSTCAPGDVNCAQSYQQPYDVNTLACGLDAAYTLTLG, from the coding sequence ATGCGCTTCAACGTAATCGGCTTCTCGGCCCTTCTGGCAATCACTGCCTCCGCACTCCCCGTCGCGATTCCCGACGTCGACTACGTCGAGCAGACCGTCTGGGAGACTGTCTATGAAACCGTCTACCAGACTGCCCTTCCGACCAGTACTCCGATCGGTGCGCCGATCAGTGCACCAATCAGTGTGCCTACCAACCTCGCCGAGGCGGTCGCTCCTTCCACCACTGTCGACTCGTCGACGTGGACCCCCGCCTCCTCTAGCTCAAACAGCTTCAGTGTCCCCACCGTCATGCCAACCGCCGCCAGCGCCCCATCCGGCACTAGCACCGGTCCCACCGCCGCCGGCAGCGGTATTTCCATTGTCAACAATCTTTCCCAGACCGTTTACCTGTGGGTCGTGACCGAGACCGCCGGTGAGATGCAGATCGTTCCCGCCGGCCAGACCTTCGCCAGCAGCACCTGgctcaccaacaccaacgGCGGTGGTGTCTCCATCAAGATGTCCACTACCGAGGTCTGCGACGACATTCTGCAGTTCGAGTACACCCAGTCCGGTGATATCCTCTTCTGGGATATGTCTTCCATCAACCTGTCCAAGACTTCGGAGTTTGTCAATGCAGGATTCGCTGTCTCGATCAGCGACAAGTCCTGCCCCACCTCTACCTGCGCTCCTGGTGATGTCAACTGTGCCCAGTCCTACCAGCAACCTTATGATGTCAACACCTTGGCTTGCGGTCTCGATGCCGCTTACACTCTCACTCTCGGTTAG
- a CDS encoding Oligosaccharyl transferase subunit (Beta), putative yields the protein MRWCLTLFICCFLAVVNALSSSGARLLAILEDTEQKGLYSTLWADLEARGYDVSIESSKSDQLALFKHGERTYDHLLILPPKSKGLGPSLTPKHILDFLNKDGNVLLALSGKTATSSAINSLLLELDIHLSADRSQVVVDHFNYDTLSAAEKHDVLVLQRPGPLRPDVKAFFGGEGVLALPRIAPQTLGSDSVLLSPILKAPATAYSYNPKEGMPAAEDILATGSQLNVVSAMQARNSARFTVLGSVESLEDKWFSASVKTPNGKKTPTVNREFAKQLTAWAFKETGVLKVDRVEHRLATEGAELNPSIYRIKNETIYSIEVSEYVYDQWVPFEVPASDALQLEFTMLSPFHRLNLEPTSRTDTSTVFSTQFVTPDQHGIFSFRVNYKRPFFTAIEEKHEVTNRHFAHDEYPRSWAITGGWVWIAGLWSVIGGFLAFIIVWLYSAPVADKLKKTQ from the exons atgAGGTGGTGTCTTACGTTGTTTATTTGTTGCTTCTTGGCTGTGGTAAATGCGCTGAGTAGCTCCGGCGCTCGTTTGTTGGCCATTCTGGAAGACACAGAACAGAAGGGCCTGTACTCCACGTTGTGGGCAGATCTAGAGG CACGAGGATACGATGTCTCAATCGAATCTTCCAAGAGTGACCAGCTTGCGCTGTTCAAGCATGGCGAAAGAACTTACGACCACCTCCTGATCCTCCCTCCCAAGTCCAAAG GCCTTGGCCCCTCCTTGACCCCCAAACACATACTCGACTTCTTGAACAAGGATGGCAATGTTCTCCTCGCCCTTTCTGGCAAGACTGCCACCTCCAGCGCCATCAACTCCCTTCTGCTAGAACTCGATATTCACCTCTCTGCCGATCGCTCACAGGTTGTTGTCGACCACTTCAACTACGACACCCTCTCGGCCGCTGAGAAACATGACGTCCTTGTCCTCCAGCGCCCTGGACCCCTCCGACCTGACGTCAAGGCCTTCTTTGGTGGTGAAGGTGTCCTTGCCCTCCCCCGAATTGCCCCCCAGACTCTTGGCAGTGACAGCGTCCTTCTCTCTCCGATTCTTAAGGCCCCCGCCACAGCCTACAGCTACAACCCCAAGGAGGGTATGCCCGCGGCGGAGGATATCCTGGCTACCGGTTCGCAGCTGAACGTCGTTTCTGCTATGCAGGCACGCAACTCTGCCCGCTTTACTGTCCTCGGATCAGTGGAGTCGTTGGAGGATAAGTGGTTCTCGGCCTCCGTTAAGACGCCCAATGGCAAGAAGACTCCCACCGTAAACCGCGAGTTCGCTAAGCAGTTGACTGCTTGGGCTTTCAAGGAGACTGGAGTCTTGAAGGTAGACAGGGTCGAGCATCGCCTTGCCACTGAGGGCGCGGAGTTGAACCCCTCAATCTACCGGATCAAGAACGAGACT ATTTACAGCATAGAGGTTTCCGAGTACGTCTATGACCAGTGGGTTCCCTTCGAAGTTCCCGCCAGCGACGCGCTTCAGCTCGAGTTCACCATGCTCTCGCCTTTCCACCGCCTGAACCTCGAGCCCACCAGCCGCACCGATACCAGCACTGTGTTCAGCACTCAGTTTGTGACCCCCGATCAGCACGGTATCTTCTCTTTCCGCGTCAACTACAAGCGTCCCTTCTTCACTGCCATCGAGGAGAAGCATGAGGTCACCAACCGCCACTTCGCCCACGACGAGTACCCGCGCAGCTGGGCTATTACTGGCGGTTGGGTATGGATTGCCGGTCTTTGGTCGGTGATTGGAGGATTTTTGgctttcatcatcgtctGGCTTTACTCTGCCCCTGTGGCTGACAAGCTTAAGAAGACTCAGTAG
- a CDS encoding Transcription factor RfeG, putative — MTGRYEGRPERQNEYFIPGEGISREVIQADICRYLGNDALVRPGNHNGRPGFFIRAYRNLTSEMITDLKADSTRWEADVSRRADLGYPRGNYLQDTNLPNTASANYAPAAVHEVRQSQGPSPTPFTAAPAQSYMDPYSQGSYSGSQNVPYTNPPPYTSATHLPYASGTAPYPPPQVSYSGSNQPVVTAADMQHPQSYTYAPTGYGYDNGRSNAPRYPGPGYDAEQEYSNVTSGMSYPTTSAPDPRIGMEPRYTPEYERRPQATRDNPHRRR, encoded by the exons ATGACAGGCCGCTATGAGGGACGCCCGGAGCGTCAGAATGAATATTTCATCCCCGGTGAAGGAATCAGCCGAGAAGTTATTCAAGCAGATATTTGTCGCTACCTTGGAAATGACGCCCTCGTGAGACCCGGAAACCACAAT GGCCGCCCAGGGTTCTTCATCCGTGCTTATCGGAATCTCACATCT GAGATGATTACTGATCTGAAAGCTGACTCCACACGTTGGGAGGCGGACGTTTCGCGCCGGGCTGACCTAGGCTACCCGCGTGGGAATTACCTTCAAGATACGAATTTACCTAATACCGCTTCAGCGAACTATGCCCCTGCGGCCGTTCATGAGGTTCGCCAGTCACAGGGCCCATCCCCTACACCCTTCACTGCAGCACCCGCTCAGTCATACATGGATCCCTATTCCCAGGGTTCCTACAGTGGATCCCAGAACGTCCCCTACACAAATCCTCCACCATACACATCCGCCACTCACTTGCCATATGCATCAGGTACAGCTCCGTACCCTCCACCCCAGGTTTCCTACTCTGGTTCCAATCAACCCGTCGTGACGGCTGCGGACATGCAACACCCCCAATCGTACACATATGCCCCCACGGGCTATGGTTACGACAATGGCCGAAGCAATGCTCCCCGATACCCGGGACCTGGATATGATGCCGAACAGGAATACTCTAACGTAACTTCTGGGATGTCCTATCCTACCACTTCTGCCCCGGATCCCCGGATAGGAATGGAACCCAGATACACCCCAGAGTATGAGCGCAGGCCACAAGCAACCAGAGACAACCCCCACCGTCGGCGGTAA
- a CDS encoding Sister chromatid cohesion protein (Eso1), putative, translated as MSEPTETSDPLKVSRFTYRQLQGLRQGSTATPLRVIAHIDLDAFYAQCEMVRLGTSREIPLAVRQWDSLIAINYAARAFGVSRLINVAEARKLCPDLVLQHVATFREGEGGRWAYRDDSFRNISTDKVSLDPYRAQSRRILQTMKEALATWNADGVGVETQNPKQELSAVVEKASIDEVFIDLSPLIYRALLQRYPELRMGIPNENRDAELPVPPTTALQWNTDCLVDLDKHETEEDDPDWDDVVMLIGSEIVRSVRSAVWEKLSYTCSAGLGRNKMIAKLGSACNKPNLQTVVRNRAVQNFLGGYKFTQIRMLGGKLGDQITAAFGTEKVSELLNAPLEQLRTKLADQTATWLYGIIRGEDRSEVNPRTQIKSMLSAKSFRPSINSLDQAEKWLRIFAADIYGRLVEDGVLENRRRPKVITMHHRTAQSRSRQIPIASSSAIDENLLYDLANSLLRQVVADGQAWPCSNLSLSVSSFEDGVSNNKAIEGFLIRGDQAKALSHSSRPRDIDNSPSELPSTEKRRKLDGDGAPKKLLE; from the exons ATGTCCGAACCCACCGAGACTTCCGATCCCTTGAAGGTATCTCGATTTACCTATCGACAATTGCAGGGGTTGCGACAGGGATCCACAGCAACCCCTCTACGCGTGATTGCGCATATCGACCTGGATGCTTTCTACGCGCAATGCGAGATGGTCCGTCTAGGGACTTCACGGGAGATACCACTAGCAGTACGGCAATGGGACTCTTTGATTGCCATCAATTATGCCGCACGAGCTTTTGGGGTCAGTCGATTGATCAATGTTGCGGAGGCCAGGAAACTTTGTCCAGATCTCGTTCTACAGCATGTCGCGACTTTTcgagagggagagggaggtCGGTGGGCATATCGAGATGACTCATTCAGAAATATCAGCACGGATAAAGTGTCTCTGGATCCGTATCGAGCACAATCGCGAAGGATCCTTCAGACGATGAAGGAGGCTCTGGCCACATGGAATGCCGATGGCGTGGGAGTTGAAACTCAGAATCCGAAGCAAGAGCTCTCGGCTGTGGTGGAGAAAGCCAGTATTGATGAAGTGTTCATTGATTTGTCTCCATTGATATATAGGGCGCTTCTTCAGAGATATCCAGAACTTCGGATGGGAATACCGAATGAAAACAGAGATGCGGAATTGCCTGTACCGCCGACCACAGCCTTGCAGTGGAACACGGACTGCTTAGTGGACCTGGATAAACATGAAACAGAGGAAGATGATCCGGACTGGGATGACGTTGTCATGCTGATAGGATCCGAGATTGTACGATCGGTGCGGAGTGCGGTTTGGGAAAAGCTCAGCTACACCTGTTCAGCTGGGCTTGGCCGCAACAAAATGATTGCAAAACTAGGAAGTGCTTGCAATAAGCCCAACCTACAAACCGTTGTACGGAATCGAGCGGTGCAGAATTTCCTAGGTGGTTATAAATTCACTCAGATCAGAATGCTAGGTGGTAAACTCGGCGATCAGATAACTGCCGCCTTTGGGACAGAAAAAGTCAGCGAGCTTCTTAATGCACCGCTCGAGCAATTGCGCACCAAGCTGGCTGACCAAACGGCAACATGGCTTTACGGGATCATCCGTGGCGAGGACCGCAGTGAGGTCAATCCCCGAACCCAAATTAAATCTATGCTATCCGCGAAATCTTTCAGACCGAGCATAAACTCACTTGATCAAGCCGAGAAGTGGCTTCGTATCTTCGCAGCCGATATTTATGGCCGGCTTGTGGAAGACGGCGTGCTTGAAAACAGACGTCGTCCAAAGGTGATTACGATGCACCATCGAACTGCGCAATCTCGTTCTCGACAGATACCAATTGCAAGCTCTAGCGCAATTGACGAGAATCTTCTCTACGATCTGGCCAACAGTTTGCTTCGTCAAGTTGTGGCTGACGGACAGGCGTGGCCCTGTTCCAACCTGTCGTTAAGCGTGTCAAGCTTTGAAGACGGCGTGAGCAACAACAAGGCTATTGAGGGCTTTTTGATTCGCGGTGATCAAGCAAAAGCTCTGAGTCATTCTTCAAGACCTCGAGATATCGATAATTCCCCCAGTGAACTACCTTCAACCGAGAAAAGACGAAAGCTCGACGGAGACGGGG CCCCCAAGAAGCTGTTGGAATGA
- a CDS encoding Short-chain dehydrogenase/reductase SDR, translating to MSTNKDLAGKVALSSSRGIGAAIALKFAQRGADIAINYVSNAPAANSVVEQIRALGVRALGFKADVSQGEEVKTMFETVHREFGRLDIAVSNSGIEHFGNLSEVKGSDIDAIFAVNVKGQYFVAQQAYRFLEDYGRVVLTSSISAVKGVPRHAVYAASKAAVQGMTKCLAMDFGPRNITVNCIAAGGVKTDMYAEMSARYIPGGDQMSPQQIDEALSKWSPLGRPGEVEDVAGVASLIASPESQWLTGQTWQVSGGAYMV from the exons ATGTCTACAAACAAAGACCTAGCTGGCAAAGTTGCACTAA GCTCCAGCCGCGGCATCGGCGCCGCGATAGCCCTGAAATTCGCCCAACGTGGAGCCGACATAGCCATCAACTACGTCTCCAATGCTCCGGCAGCCAATTCCGTCGTCGAGCAGATCCGAGCCCTTGGCGTGCGCGCCCTCGGCTTCAAAGCCGATGTCTCACAGGGAGAAGAAGTGAAGACCATGTTCGAGACTGTGCACCGCGAATTCGGCCGTCTCGACATCGCAGTCAGTAACTCGGGCATCGAGCATTTCGGGAATCTCTCCGAGGTCAAGGGGAGCGACATCGATGCTATCTTTGCGGTTAATGTCAAGGGGCAATATTTCGTCGCTCAGCAGGCTTATCGTTTTCTGGAGGATTATGGGCGTGTTGTTTTGACTTCGTCGATTTCGGCTGTCAAG GGCGTCCCTCGTCATGCTGTCTATGCCGCCTCCAAAGCGGCTGTACAGGGCATGACGAAGTGTCTTGCTATGGATTTTGGTCCGCGAAACATCACTGTCAACTGCATTGCTGCTGGCGGGGTCAAGACAGATATGTATGCTGAGATGTCGGCGAGGTACATCCCCGGTGGTGACCAGATGAGTCCTCAGCAGATCGACGAGGCTTTGAGCAAGTGGTCTCCATTGGGTCGGCCTGGAGAAGTTGAGGATGTTGCTGGGGTTGCGTCTTTGATTGCTAGTCCCGAATCGCAGTGGTTGACTGGGCAGACTTGGCAGGTCTCTGGTGGCGCTTATATGGTGTAG
- a CDS encoding ER membrane protein Wsc4, putative, whose product MKVTVVISAFAFLARPFASAASSLAYCASENTGSSFSAVSNIYQSNGACQITCANYALGILQGKRCWCSNVAPSDASQSDTSECNSSCPGYPADSCGSASKGVFAYVEIMGNDVTSTAGDSQTSTTTSSSSSASTSTSTSTSTLSSTSTSTSSTTSDHTTSTSATLSVQTNSGGQVKTITVSGSSSTAGASADSAPASTSHTSSKLSGGSIAGIVIGVLGGLALIGALIFLILFYRKRARAVSPIPSQDMAEDRNGRGSSFMGGLFPRGNGQGSAGGSTPARSGTIFTDRRMKTNTVIYPNGARDSSVSLQDNEDYSRPVLRLTNPD is encoded by the exons ATGAAGGTTACGGTGGTGATCTCGGCTTTTGCTTTCCTGGCTCGGCCATTCGCGTCGGCGGCATCCAGCCTCGCGTACTGTGCGTCAGAGAACACGGGGTCTTCTTTCAGTGCAG TTAGCAACATATATCAATCAAATGGAGCTTGTCAAATTACTTGCGCCAATTATGCCCTAGGAATCCTACAAGGAAAGAGATGCTGGTGCTCAAACGTTGCTCCCTCTGATGCGTCGCAATCCGATACCTCGGAATGTAATAGCTCGTGTCCGGGTTATCCAGCAGACAGTTGTGGAAGTGCATCCAAAGGAGTGTTCGCCTACGTGGAAATTATGGGCAACGATGTCACTAGCACAGCCGGTGATTCACAAACCTCAACAACCAcctcatcgtcatcgtcagCCTCAACATCAACGTCAACCTCAACGTCAACCTTGAGCTCAACATCAACCTCAACCTCA TCAACAACGTCGGATCACACAACCAGTACCTCGGCTACCCTCTCAGTCCAGACCAACTCTGGCGGCCAAGTGAAGACCATCACCGTGTCTGGCTCAAGTTCGACTGCGGGCGCTAGCGCTGATTCCGCACCGGCTAGCACCAGCCATACCAGCTCGAAACTGAGTGGAGGTTCCATCGCAGGCATTGTGATCGGTGTTCTTGGAGGACTCGCACTGATTGGTGCTCTCATATTTTTGATCCTTTTCTACCGCAAACGTGCTCGTGCCGTCAGCCCTATCCCAAGCCAGGACATGGCTGAAGACAGAAATGGCAGGGGATCAAGCTTTATGGGAGGTCTGTTCCCGCGGGGCAATGGGCAAGGCTCTGCTGGTGGATCTACTCCCGCTCGTTCGGGCACAATTTTCACCGATCGGCGAATGAAGACCAACACTGTTATCTACCCGAACGGTGCTCGAGACAGCAGCGTTTCGCTGCAAGACAACGAAGACTACTCTCGTCCTGTTCTTCGG CTTACCAACCCCGACTAA
- a CDS encoding Cytochrome c oxidase assembly protein, putative: MPSSCNDIRKALAQCLQESDCIMVQRHTPRECLSSPLAEELPTKCQLLRKGFSECKRGMIDMRKRFRGNQPIAVSKEMDGGQPGNSSGGQLYAGQPAYQTVKEISGNEVQMDPEKTRGL, from the exons ATGCCCAGCTCATGCAATGATATCC GGAAGGCTCTGGCTCAATGCCTCCAGGAGTCGGACTGTATCATGGTACAGCGTCACACACCACGTGAATGTCTAAGCTCTCCTCTCGCCGAGGAGTTACCCACGAAATGTCAGCTGCTGCGGAAAGGCTTCAGCGAGTGCAA GCGTGGTATGATCGATATGCGCAAGCGCTTCCGTGGCAATCAGCCCATCGCGGTATCCAAGGAGATGGACGGCGGGCAGCCCGGTAACTCTTCTGGGGGACAGTTATATGCTGGACAACCCGCATACCAGACGGTCAAGGAAATCAGCGGGAATGAAGTGCAGATGGACCCAGAGAAGACAAGGGGCCTGTAA
- a CDS encoding NADH dehydrogenase, translated as MSTPQFWSTPLRYIRWAAHEKPAILAAIAIGFMGPVSLATIPPIRRALGDVDPEPIPLTYPIPQGPRVIPKGYDDE; from the exons ATGTCTACCCCTCAGTTCTGGTCGACCCCCCTCCGCTACATCCGCTGGGCTGCGCACGAGAAGCCAGCTATTCTTGCTGCTATCGCTATCGGCTTCATGGGTCCTGTTTCGCTGGCCACTATTCCCCCCATCCGCCGCGCCCTCGGTGACGTCGATCCCGAGCCCATTCCTTTGACATATCCCA TTCCGCAGGGTCCGCGGGTGATTCCCAAGGGCTACGATGACGAATAA